A stretch of DNA from Candidatus Bathyarchaeota archaeon:
CAGACAAAGAGTGGAAACAAATTTTCTTAAACATATGAAAGGAGAAGAAATTCCGCCCCATGAATATTCCTTACTGACAAAAAATGGGAAGACAATCGACACTATAACCACTACAAAATTAATCAAATACAACGGTCAGTTTGCAATTCTTGGAACAATAACTGATATCACTGAACATAAAAAAATAATTAAAAAACTGAAAAGACACCGCAAAATGGTGGACTATCTCACTGAAAAAATGGGGGTTAAAATTGCAACAATCACCCCAGATTTTCGTGTAGAATGGGCTAATGCTTATGTTAACAACAAAAATCTTGAATTAACAAGTAAACGTTGTTACGAAATTTTTCATAATCGTAACGATATGTGTCCTGAGTGTGGAGCCAAGGAAGTTTTTGAAACAGGCAGAGCACTAGTTGTACATCAGCAAAAGGTGCTTGACCCTGATGGGCAGTCTCGTTGGCTTGAAGTATATTCTACACCAATTAAAGAAAATGGAAAAACTATATTGGCTTTAGAACTCGCTGTTGACATTTCAAGACGTAAAGAAATGGTCAACTCTTTACGTGAAAATGAAACAAAACTTAGAGCCTTGCTTGACACTGCACATGTTATAGTTCAATCAGTTGATGCAAATGGCAAATTTGTTTATGTAAATGAACACTGGAAAAAAAGTTTAGGATACACTGATGGAGATCTAAAAAATCTGACATTGATGGATATAATACGAAAAGATTACCATGAGCACTGCATGATGCACTTTAAAAAAGTGATAAGTGGAGAGCTTGTTGAAGATGCTGAAGCAGTTTTTCTTACCAAAAATAGAAAAGAAATAATTGTACGGGGAACTGCCAAACCCATATATCGGGACGGAAAAATCTATTCGACAGTCGGTGTTTTCTTAGATATCACTGAAAGCAAAAAAACCGAAGAAAATCTGCGAAAAACATTGATGAATTTATCACGATTAAATGAAAAACTAGGGGTGGTCGGTAAATTAACTCGTCATGATGCCCGAAATAAACTTTCAGTGATACTCAACAACGTTTTCATTGCCAAAAAAAGATTAACTGAAAACTTAGATCCCTCAACCTGTTTAGATGCCATTGAAGCAATTTCTGTCCAAATTGGAGAAATTTTTGAGTTCGCTAGAATCTGTGAAAAGGTAGGCACAGAAGACATAACATACATTGATGTATGCAAAAGTGTTAATGAAGCCATCATGCTGCTTTCAGGTTCAGATAACAAAAAATTTGTGAACAACTGTGACGGACTAGTAGTTTTAGCAGACTCTTTACTGCGGCAAATGTTCTACAATCTAATGGATAACTCACTTATCCATGGCAAAAATGTTACTCAAATCAAATTTTTCTTTGAAGAACTTGAAAATAAATTGATGCTGGTTTATGAGGATGATGGTGGCGGCATACCCAAACCGGAAAAAAATAAAATTTTCAACGAAGGCTACGGTAAAGGCACAGGTTACGGACTATATTTAATCAAAAAAACTTGTGAATCTTACGGCTGGGCAATTGAAGAAACTGGGGTTTGGGGTAAAGGCGCAAAATTCTGTATATCAATACCTGAAATAAATGAATATGGAAAAAAATGTTACACGATAAACTAGAACTGGTACCATTTTTTTATCATCGTGTCAGGTTTACCCGATTTCTCTTTTCCATATCGACAATGAGGTTTTGTTAGATGCCTCTGAGATCGTGGTGAGGTAATGTACAAACCAGTCGTGATATCCCGTTCTTCATTGACCTTAATTTTTGTTAGGCCAGAAGAACGAAAACCACATTTGTCACATCGAAAGCCTTGATTCACACCCATAGACTTCATACGTTTCCCACATTCAAGACAAACTGGATTAACAAACATCTGTTTGGGAACAAGTTCCAAAACATGTATTTTCTCAAGATTAATCGTTAGCTGATTTGTTGACAGTTCACGAATTCCACCATAAACTTTTATGATATCCCCTTGTATCATTTTTCGTGCAACATTACATAAAGTAACTGTCGGTTTGTAAGCTGCACAATCAACTTCACCTGTTTCATCTTTAAGGCCAAAAATTACATGACCTCCTTGAATTATTTCAGGCGCTTTTGACACCACACCTTTCACGACTACAGGATTGTGGGGCTGTATCTGGTTAATAGTGCTGACCCTACGCAGGTGGGCATCAGTTCCTTGGTTTGTACGGAAAATTATCCATCGCTCTACTGGTTCATTTATTATAAGCATCTTGTAAGCATCTTTTACTGCTTGTGCAGTTTCTCCACGGATTCCACAAAGAATAGGATCTGGACCTCTTGGCGTTATGAGAACTCTGCCTGTTTGAGGGTCCATATTGTTAAAAGTACGGGGACAATTTTCATTCATCCTTTTTACTGATGAGGCTTGGATTTGTCGAGGTACAGTGAGATTTTCGGGAGATCTATAAGTTATGATCTCAAAAGTGTGGTCTTCCTTCAAATCTTCCCCGATGGCAGCTAGACCCCCAATAGTTCCTCGCCCCTTTTTGAATTTAATAATTTCAGCGTTTACCTGATTAGCAAGGGCTATGGCGTCTTGTACTTTTAGCATACTTTGTTTTGCTTTTGTTGCAAAATCTTTGACTTGTTGGGGAACTTCTCCAAAAACAAAAACAATTCCCGGATTGGTCTCTTTATAGCCTAGTTTGGAGTTGGTTTCAACTGTTTCTAAAACTGTTTTTTTTATTTTGGGAACAAGATTTTCATCACATTCAACAGAAATACATAATGCTCCGTTGCCACGGGTTTTCCATGGAACATTTGGGTTAAGCCTGATTAATCTTGGATAATCTAGAAAAGTGACACCTATGTTGCTTAATTTTTCAACAAGAATAGCAGCAATGTATGTGGTGCAGCCTCCATTTGGTGAGTCTGTGTCGTCGAATCCAATGTGCAGCTTAACCATTGTTTAGCGTCCGCTCAGTGTATTTAATTGTTTTTGGGGATAAGAACATTCAGTTACAAAGAAGTTTTCTTGGTTCAAAAAACAGTAAGAAAAGAGGGGAGGTGGAGGTTACTTTTGGCCCTCGATAACAATCATTGTTAGGGTTGACCGAACTTTATCCAGTCTCCGGACATTCCATGTGACGATTTCTTTGAGTTTTTCCATGGTGTCTGCGCCGACTTTGGCTACAACATCATAGACTCCATAAACCATGTAAGATTCTTTTACTGCATCGATCTTTCGTAATTCGTTCAAGACTTCACTTTCGCATCCTATTTCCGTGTTTATTAAAACAAAAGCCATAGGCATAAAATCAATACTCCACAGAATAATGATAGTTCTTGTCTCCCTAAATAATTTGCGGATTTATGTCAAAAAATCAAAGGTTTACTGCATTTACCTGTTAAAGGGCAGAGTTAATCAGGCATGGCAGAGAATCGACAACTATAAAGAATCGGTCTACGATGAAGTAATTGGTGAATGATTCTCTTGCAGTGCGAAGTTTGTGGTCGAAAAATTTTTGGCACCCCTATTCGGGGAATAATTGAAGGCGTTCAAATGACTGTTTGTAGTCAATGTGGCAAACTTAGTGAAGGTTTCTGGGAACCTAAGCCTCAACCTAAACCACGTTTAAACAAAAGCATGAGCCGTCAACCCGTTCAGGTTTTTTCGAAAAGGAAACCTAAAGCAAGCATTCCTGAAATGTTAGAAATTGCAGATGATTATGCCCATTTGATTAGGCAAGCCAGAGAAGATTTTGGATTAAGTCATGAAGATTTAGGTAGAAAAACCCAAGAAAAAGTTTCAGTTATCCGTAAAATTGAAAGTGGGAAAATGATTCCTGACCTTGGGCTTGCAGAAAAACTTGAGCACACTTTGAAGATTACTCTTCGTGTGCCTGTTGTTGAGTCTGATAATAAATTTGATTCAACTTCTAAGCCTTCTGGAGCTACTTTAGGTGACCTAATTAATTTTGAGTTGAAAAAAGAGGGGGCAAAAAAGTAATAAACGTCATCCTTGTTCAGCGACGGCTTGCCAATGAACCTTCAAGCTTAGATGAACTTAAAGGGCTAGCTAAAGCAGCAGGATACGTCACGGTAGGTTCAATGGAACAAGTTAGAAAACGTGACCCCAAATACCAGATTGGACGCGGCAAAACCAAAGAACTAGTTGAACTTGTAGAAAAAACAGGTGCAAAAAAAATCATTTTTGATAATAACCTGTCTCCTTTTCAGTCTTACAATTTGGCTGCCCTTACAGGTTTAGAGGTAATTGACCGTTTTCAGTTGATACTTGAAATATTTTTAATTCGGGCTTCAACTTACGAGGCTGAACTTCAGGTTCAGTTAGCTAGT
This window harbors:
- a CDS encoding TIGR00270 family protein; this encodes MQCEVCGRKIFGTPIRGIIEGVQMTVCSQCGKLSEGFWEPKPQPKPRLNKSMSRQPVQVFSKRKPKASIPEMLEIADDYAHLIRQAREDFGLSHEDLGRKTQEKVSVIRKIESGKMIPDLGLAEKLEHTLKITLRVPVVESDNKFDSTSKPSGATLGDLINFELKKEGAKK
- a CDS encoding Lrp/AsnC ligand binding domain-containing protein, giving the protein MPMAFVLINTEIGCESEVLNELRKIDAVKESYMVYGVYDVVAKVGADTMEKLKEIVTWNVRRLDKVRSTLTMIVIEGQK
- a CDS encoding PAS domain S-box protein; protein product: MENKNNQQLSYDINEFLANKLVSVLCVDDEEKFLKTTKQLLELKGGFTVELAFSVDEALQKMSEKTFDAIVSDYQMPLKSGLDFLKQLRENRNDIPFILFTGKDREEVAIKALNLGADRYFNKFGSPETVYGELIHGIRHSVAERKVEEALRQSEEKYRTIVELSPDGIVSVNAYGIITSVNQAVLDRTGFSKEDFLGKHFTQLAALQKEPPPNYTELIDSFLNGKFPDNFDFNYTCKDGTQRSSDARIGLLKQKGELVGLQVIFRDITEQKQMEQKTKESEEKFRTLAEQSPNMIFINQNGNVVYANQTCAELMGYTKDELYSDGFNFLDMISAESRQRVETNFLKHMKGEEIPPHEYSLLTKNGKTIDTITTTKLIKYNGQFAILGTITDITEHKKIIKKLKRHRKMVDYLTEKMGVKIATITPDFRVEWANAYVNNKNLELTSKRCYEIFHNRNDMCPECGAKEVFETGRALVVHQQKVLDPDGQSRWLEVYSTPIKENGKTILALELAVDISRRKEMVNSLRENETKLRALLDTAHVIVQSVDANGKFVYVNEHWKKSLGYTDGDLKNLTLMDIIRKDYHEHCMMHFKKVISGELVEDAEAVFLTKNRKEIIVRGTAKPIYRDGKIYSTVGVFLDITESKKTEENLRKTLMNLSRLNEKLGVVGKLTRHDARNKLSVILNNVFIAKKRLTENLDPSTCLDAIEAISVQIGEIFEFARICEKVGTEDITYIDVCKSVNEAIMLLSGSDNKKFVNNCDGLVVLADSLLRQMFYNLMDNSLIHGKNVTQIKFFFEELENKLMLVYEDDGGGIPKPEKNKIFNEGYGKGTGYGLYLIKKTCESYGWAIEETGVWGKGAKFCISIPEINEYGKKCYTIN
- a CDS encoding DUF1743 domain-containing protein, translated to MVKLHIGFDDTDSPNGGCTTYIAAILVEKLSNIGVTFLDYPRLIRLNPNVPWKTRGNGALCISVECDENLVPKIKKTVLETVETNSKLGYKETNPGIVFVFGEVPQQVKDFATKAKQSMLKVQDAIALANQVNAEIIKFKKGRGTIGGLAAIGEDLKEDHTFEIITYRSPENLTVPRQIQASSVKRMNENCPRTFNNMDPQTGRVLITPRGPDPILCGIRGETAQAVKDAYKMLIINEPVERWIIFRTNQGTDAHLRRVSTINQIQPHNPVVVKGVVSKAPEIIQGGHVIFGLKDETGEVDCAAYKPTVTLCNVARKMIQGDIIKVYGGIRELSTNQLTINLEKIHVLELVPKQMFVNPVCLECGKRMKSMGVNQGFRCDKCGFRSSGLTKIKVNEERDITTGLYITSPRSQRHLTKPHCRYGKEKSGKPDTMIKKWYQF